DNA sequence from the Alkaliphilus metalliredigens QYMF genome:
AGCCGAACTGGATGAAAATGATGTAGAAATTGAAGATAGCATTAAGATAAAATTTACTAATAACGAAGAAGCCGCCAAAGCCATTACAACCATTGAATCTGCCATTAAAATGGTATCAGATGAACGCTCTAAACTTGGTGCCTTCCAAAATCGATTAGAGCATACGATTTCTAATGTAGACAACACAGCTGAAAATCTAACGGCGGCTATGTCACGAATTGAAGATCTGGATATGGCCCTAGAGATGTCTGAGTTTACAAAGCTAAACATCTTAATTCAATCAGGAACAGCCATGTTAGCCCAAGCCAACCAAAGACCACAGTCAATTCTACAACTACTAGGATAGTGGGAGAAGATAGAGGTGTATAAAAAATGATTGAAAAACAATATTTAGCCAACCGAGTTGCCACTGCTAATGATGTTCAGCTCATTGTGATTGTATACGAAGGATTACTAGAAGAGCTATTGGCCGGGGCCAGTGCCGCAGAGACTCAGGACAATCAAAAACTACGAATACATACAGAAAAGAGCCGTGAAATTTTAGCTGAGTTGTTGACGACCCTACAGGGGGATTCTGAGGTTGCCGCTGAACTACGGAAATTATATCTTTATATAAATCAATTGATTACCCAAGGGGTCAATCATCAGGAAAAAAGCTATTTTCAGCAGGCAATTCAGGTGCTGTCACCTCTTTATGAAGGCTGGCAGCAGTTAGCAGAGCCGGGTGTCCAAGAAGTTGATGAAATAAAACAAGAAAAGGGTCCTGCCATCGTATCGGGTATGACCTATGGAAAAGGACAATTAATGGATTATGTAGTGAATGATGAAACCAACCGGTGGAAAAAAGGATAGAATATCGAAGATTTTAAAGCTATTTAGTGAATTTTGCTAAATAGCTTACTTTTTTGGGGATAAGTATATGAGGGGTCTCATATTGAGGAAATAGAATCATGCAAAAAATAATAGAATGTGTTAAAATTCTATTATGGAGGGAAGAGAAAATGAACTTATATCCAATTAATCAGTATCGTGAAATGAAGGAGATGACTTTATTTATAATCTTGACCTTTACTAAAATCTCAGTTTTACATTATTTTATGGACTTAGACCGTGGATTATTTTTGGTGAGCCTGCAAAATCTTTTGCTTATTTTTTTCATTTATGGAATGGTAGCCTTATCTAGTTCGAGCAGACGTAGAAAAATATATTGGTATGTCAATTTCCTATTGTCATCGTTGTTTTTCATTGATGCAATGTACTATAGTCACTTTTATACATTAGTACCAGTACACAGTATTTATCAATTAGGACAATTGGGGCCTGTTTCCGCAAGTATCACTTCTTTAGTCAAACCCTATTACTTCTTGTTTTTTATCGACATCATTGGTATTTACATGGTGGATCGTCGCAAAGAAAAAGTACCATCCTTGAAATGGTCGAAAAAGCAAAGGATTGCCCTGGGTACCTCTGTTTTGATCAGTCTTCTTGCTGTTCTAGGTTTGAACTTCAGAATGGCAGAGGCAACCAATGGATTTTACACACCCCATAGCCTGGGTGTTATTAATTATCACCTTTATGATGGATTTAATTCATTTAGAAGAAATACATTAGATATAGTCAGGGCCAAGGGCGTCATTAAGCAGATTGAACAACAAGTGGTGGCGGAAGCCTCAAGTCCCAAAGGATTTAGACTAGCCCAAGGAAGAAATGTTTTTGTTATTCAAGCGGAGTCTGTTCAGAACTTTGTAATCAATGAAAGTATTAATGGACAACAAATGACCCCGGTGATGAATGAATTGATACAAAATGACAGTATTTACTTTAGTCGATATTATGAGCAGGTAGGATGGGGAAACACATCCGATGCAGAATTTATCTCCCATAATGGATTTTATCCTTCTACTAAAAGCTTTAGTTACCGAGCTTATGAAGAGAATGAATTTATCACATTGCCTAGTATGTTAAAGGACAGAGGATATGAGACTATTGCCTTTCATGGAAATGACGGAGATTTTTGGAACAGGGAGAACATCTATCCTTCCCAGGGGCTCGATGAATTCATTAGTCTAGAAGATTTTAGTGAAGATGAGATGATTGGAATTGGACTGAGTGATGGTGAAATGTTTAGACAATCATTACCCTATTTAAAGGGACGAGACAATCCTTTTTACTCCTTCTATATTACATTGACCTCCCACCATCCCTTTACCATGGAAGGACTTCAGGATCAGCAATATGAAGGATTAAATGTAGGTGCAGCCTATGAAGGTATGGTGCTGGAGGCTTATTTAGAAACGGTACATTATTTAGACTACGAAATAGGTAAATTTATTGAAATGCTCAAGGAAGCTGATTTATATGAGAATTCTATCATCGTCATCCATGGGGATCATCAGGGGTTAGATATGCGTAATGAAGAAGCCAATGAACAACTGACTGACTTCCTAAATCGACCCTATGAAGAAAAAGATATGTTTAACGTTCCTTTTATTGTTCATATTCCAAATGGTGGTATGCAGGAGGAAGTGACAACCGCCGGTGGACAAATCGATTTTTTTCCTACCATGGCCAATCTATTAGGAGTAGAAACTGAAATTCAAACATTGGGAAAGGATTTACTCAACATTACAGATGGATTTGTTGCTAAGCAAGTCCATGTGTCGAGAGGTTCCTTTATTGACAATGAAAAGATATTTATTATGTCCAATGACGGTCTATTTGAAAATAGTCGAGCATGGATGATCGAAACTGGTGAGTCTGTGGATTTAGAAGCATGTCGTGAAGGATATGAAAGAGCCATTGCTGAAATTGAGTTTTCTGAATATGTGATGCAAAACAATTTAATTCCACTGATTCGGGAAAAAGGATTACCATATGTACTTCAGCATCAGCCATAGCCAGTGTATGACAGACTAGATTTGAAATTTTTCAACAGATATGTTACCATAGAGATTATTCAAATAAAGCAAAAAAGAAGGGAGTTTTTCTGTGTTTACTAAAAAGAGTTTACTATTTATTGTTGTAGGGTTGATAGCGCTCCTAGTCATTGGATGTGCCTCAGAAGGAGAAAATTTGTCACAAGATCAAGGTGAAGTGGTGGCTACTGTCAATGGTGCAAGTATTACCCGAGAGGTATTTGAAAACACTGTTGAAAGAACAAAGTTAAACTATCAGCAGCAAGGTATTGAGTTTGAAGGAGAAGAAGGAGAAGCAATGCTAGTGCAGGTTAGAGAACAAGCACTAAACAGTCTACTTCAAGAGGAAGTATTACTTCAGGAAGCAAAGGAAAAAGGGTATGATGTTTCAGAGGAAGCGATAGAAACAGAATTAGAAAGTATGAAGGGACAATTCGAATCAGAAGAAGAGTTTGAAGCAGCCCTAGAATTTAACCAGTTTACAGAGGATGACCTTAGAAATATGTTAGCCAGCGAAATGGCAATTGAACAATTTTTACAAAATGAGTTAGAAGAGGCTCCTGCATCCGATGAAGAGGCACAGGAACTGTACGATCAATATGCAGCACAAATGAAAGAAATTGCAGAAGAAACTGGAGAAACTGAAGAAATGCCAGCATTTGAAGAGGTCAAAGAACAACTAAAGATGCAAATTGCTCAAGAAAACCAACAAGAACTGATGGCTCAATTAATTGATGGATTAATGGAACAAAGTGAAATTGAAATATTCCTGTAAGATCAAAAGCTAGTGTCCAAGGATACTAGCTTTTTTTTTCGTCTATACTCTTCAAGAGACAATCATGTTATAATATCGTTATTGTAGAAAGACATTAGGAGGAATTAAAATGGATATCAATAAACAACTGATGCAAGAGTTTCAATTGAAGCCTTTTCAGGTCAATAATACACTGCAATTGATAGATGAAGGAAATACCATTCCCTTTATTGCCAGATACAGAAAAGAACAAACCGGGGAATTAAGTGATGAAGTCTTACGAGATTTATATGACAGACTGATTTATTTAAGGAATTTAGAATCACGTAAAGGCGAAGTGCTTCGATTGATTGAGGAGCAGGGAAAATTAACGGAAGAATTAAAACTGGAAATAACCAAGGCCACCGTCATGCAAAAGGTTGAGGACTTATATAGACCCTATAAGCAAAAAAGAAGAACACGGGCCACAATGGCCAAGGAAAAGGGACTTGAGCCATTGGCTGAACAAATCTTAAAACAAGAAACCCTGCAGGGAACCATTGAAGCCCTGGCTGAGACATTTATAAATGAGGAACTAGAAGTACATACCATTGAAGATGCCATTAACGGAGCAAAGGACATTATCGCTGAAGTCATATCTGATAATGCCCAATATAGAGAGCGTACTCGGAATATGAGTTTAAGAAAGTCAATCATCAGCAGTGAGGCAGTGGATCCAGAGGAAGAAACCGTGTATGAGAAGTATTATGACTATAAAGAGTCTGTTGCTAAAATTGCAAATCATAGAATTCTAGCGGTTAACAGGGGAGAAAAAGAGAAGAAACTCAAGGTAAAAATGCTAAGTCCAGATGAGGAAATCATCGCCTATCTAAAAGATCAAGTAATCGTCAATACCAAGGCTGTCACTGTATTGTTACTTCAAGAAACCATAGAGGATGCATACAAACGATTGATAAGTCCGTCAATCGAGCGGGAAGTTAGAAACATATTAACTGAGCGGGCAGAAGAAGAAGCCATTAAGGTGTTTGGTAAAAATACAAAACCACTACTTTTAATTGCGCCGGTTAAAAATGTCAGGGTACTAGCCATTGATCCAAGCTTTCGAACTGGATGTAAAATTGCAGTCTTAGATGAGACGGGAAAGCTATTGGATTATACCACCATCTATCCCAATGCACCTCAAAACAAGGTTGAGGAGTCTAAAAAAGTACTAAAGGAATTAATCGAACAATACAACATAAATATCATTCCCATCGGAAATGGGACCGCATCAAGAGAAACAGAGTTTCTTGTGGCTGAATTATTGAAAGAGATTGATCATAAAGTATATTATACAATTGTCAGTGAGGCAGGGGCATCTGTTTATTCAGCATCTAAGATAGCAACAGAGGAATATCCAGATATTAATGTGTCCATAAGAGGGGCTATCTCCATTGGGCGGAGACTCCAGGATCCCTTAGCAGAACTGGTAAAAATTGATCCTAAGAGTATCGGGGTGGGACAATATCAGCATGATCTAAATCAAGGAAAATTAGGAGAATCCTTAAAGAACGTCGTTGAAGATTGTGTAAACAGTGTGGGGGTAGACCTGAATACTGCAACACCGGCATTACTACAATATGTGGCGGGAATTTCTTCTACAGTTGCGAAAAAT
Encoded proteins:
- a CDS encoding flagellar export chaperone FliS, giving the protein MIEKQYLANRVATANDVQLIVIVYEGLLEELLAGASAAETQDNQKLRIHTEKSREILAELLTTLQGDSEVAAELRKLYLYINQLITQGVNHQEKSYFQQAIQVLSPLYEGWQQLAEPGVQEVDEIKQEKGPAIVSGMTYGKGQLMDYVVNDETNRWKKG
- a CDS encoding LTA synthase family protein, with translation MNLYPINQYREMKEMTLFIILTFTKISVLHYFMDLDRGLFLVSLQNLLLIFFIYGMVALSSSSRRRKIYWYVNFLLSSLFFIDAMYYSHFYTLVPVHSIYQLGQLGPVSASITSLVKPYYFLFFIDIIGIYMVDRRKEKVPSLKWSKKQRIALGTSVLISLLAVLGLNFRMAEATNGFYTPHSLGVINYHLYDGFNSFRRNTLDIVRAKGVIKQIEQQVVAEASSPKGFRLAQGRNVFVIQAESVQNFVINESINGQQMTPVMNELIQNDSIYFSRYYEQVGWGNTSDAEFISHNGFYPSTKSFSYRAYEENEFITLPSMLKDRGYETIAFHGNDGDFWNRENIYPSQGLDEFISLEDFSEDEMIGIGLSDGEMFRQSLPYLKGRDNPFYSFYITLTSHHPFTMEGLQDQQYEGLNVGAAYEGMVLEAYLETVHYLDYEIGKFIEMLKEADLYENSIIVIHGDHQGLDMRNEEANEQLTDFLNRPYEEKDMFNVPFIVHIPNGGMQEEVTTAGGQIDFFPTMANLLGVETEIQTLGKDLLNITDGFVAKQVHVSRGSFIDNEKIFIMSNDGLFENSRAWMIETGESVDLEACREGYERAIAEIEFSEYVMQNNLIPLIREKGLPYVLQHQP
- a CDS encoding SurA N-terminal domain-containing protein, which encodes MFTKKSLLFIVVGLIALLVIGCASEGENLSQDQGEVVATVNGASITREVFENTVERTKLNYQQQGIEFEGEEGEAMLVQVREQALNSLLQEEVLLQEAKEKGYDVSEEAIETELESMKGQFESEEEFEAALEFNQFTEDDLRNMLASEMAIEQFLQNELEEAPASDEEAQELYDQYAAQMKEIAEETGETEEMPAFEEVKEQLKMQIAQENQQELMAQLIDGLMEQSEIEIFL
- a CDS encoding Tex family protein: MDINKQLMQEFQLKPFQVNNTLQLIDEGNTIPFIARYRKEQTGELSDEVLRDLYDRLIYLRNLESRKGEVLRLIEEQGKLTEELKLEITKATVMQKVEDLYRPYKQKRRTRATMAKEKGLEPLAEQILKQETLQGTIEALAETFINEELEVHTIEDAINGAKDIIAEVISDNAQYRERTRNMSLRKSIISSEAVDPEEETVYEKYYDYKESVAKIANHRILAVNRGEKEKKLKVKMLSPDEEIIAYLKDQVIVNTKAVTVLLLQETIEDAYKRLISPSIEREVRNILTERAEEEAIKVFGKNTKPLLLIAPVKNVRVLAIDPSFRTGCKIAVLDETGKLLDYTTIYPNAPQNKVEESKKVLKELIEQYNINIIPIGNGTASRETEFLVAELLKEIDHKVYYTIVSEAGASVYSASKIATEEYPDINVSIRGAISIGRRLQDPLAELVKIDPKSIGVGQYQHDLNQGKLGESLKNVVEDCVNSVGVDLNTATPALLQYVAGISSTVAKNVVEYREENGRFQNRKQLKKVKRLGDKVFEQCAGFLRIDGGENPLDNTAVHPESYKTTMKLIEKLGYTKEDIEQGKLRNIEEKVLQYGEKQSQKLEDKVMEIAGELEVGHLTLKDIMQEVKKPGRDPREEMPMPIFRSDVLKMEDLKLDMVMTGTVRNVVDFGAFVDIGVKQDGLVHVSQLSNKFVKNPMDVVSVGDEVEVKIIGIDVERGKVSLSMKFDK